In Meleagris gallopavo isolate NT-WF06-2002-E0010 breed Aviagen turkey brand Nicholas breeding stock chromosome 5, Turkey_5.1, whole genome shotgun sequence, a single window of DNA contains:
- the TMEM80 gene encoding transmembrane protein 80, with amino-acid sequence MLVAVRWYSHVGPAAFRPLEGAAAVKGYLAGVFVSCCCRMVRKSGQNVAAVLLILFYINGFYYIFYFVVTLAMIIYKSQIFSYPDGFLAPDLALLFIMAVLEALRLNLGSKGNLTEEEAPLGLSLVITVGSMILSVYFLIWQTYVLKADVILNAVLLFTYGLESVLQVLAIAAFVG; translated from the exons ATGCTGGTGGCAGTGCGGTGGTACAGCCACGTAGGGCCTGCAGCTTTCCGCCCTCTGGAAGGGGCTGCGGCTGTTAAGGGCTACTTAGCAGGTGTTTTCGTGAGCTGTTGCTGTCGTATGGTAAGGAAATCTGGGCAGAATGTTGCTGCAGTGCTTTTG attttattttatataaatggGTTTTATTACATCTTTTACTTCGTGGTGACGCTTGCAATGATTATTTATAAAA GTCAAATTTTCAGTTATCCAGATGGTTTTTTGGCTCCCGATCTTGCATTGCTCTTCATCATGGCCGTTCTTGAAGCGCTGCGGCTGAACTTGG GTTCAAAGGGTAACCTGACAGAAGAAGAGGCTCCATTAGGGCTCAGCCTTGTGATAACAGTTGGAAGCATGATTCTATCTGTATATTTCCTGATATGGCAAACTTATGTGCTCAAAGCAGATGTCATTCTAAATGCTGTTCTTCTCTTTACATACGGGCTCGAGTCAGTACTCCAGGTCTTGGCCATTGCTGCTTTTGTTGGCTGA
- the LOC104910953 gene encoding transaldolase-like: protein MSVSPVKRQKMESALEQLKHHTTVVADTGDFNAIDEYKPLDATTNPSLILAAAQMPAYQKLVDDAVAYGKKLGGSEDEQIQNACDKLFVLFGAEILKRIPGRVSTEVDARLAPFLLGYPRSWYIQGETR from the exons ATGTCGGTGTCTCCCGTGAAGCGGCAGAAGATGGAGTCGGCGCTGGAGCAGCTGAAGCACCACACTACGGTGGTGGCCGACACCGGGGATTTCAACG CAATCGATGAATACAAGCCCCTGGATGCCACCACAAACCCATCTCTGATActggctgctgctcagatgCCTGCATACCAGAAACTTGTGGATGATGCGGTTGCATATGGAAAAAAACTTGGGGG GTCAGAAGATGAGCAAATCCAAAATGCTTGTGACAAACTTTTTGTATTGTTTGGAGCTGAAATATTGAAGAGGATACCTGGCCGTGTGTCCACAGAAGTAGATGCAAGGTTGGCTCCTTTTCTTCTGGGTTACCCTAGGTCTTGGTACATACAAGGAGAGACACGATAG